Proteins co-encoded in one Neosynechococcus sphagnicola sy1 genomic window:
- the atpD gene encoding F0F1 ATP synthase subunit beta produces MVTTVEKANIGYITQIIGPVVDVKFSAGKMPQIYNALVIKSTDEAGEDVSVTCEVQQLLGDHQVRAVSMSSTDGLVRGMEVIDSGAAITVPVGAATLGRIFNVLGEPVDKKGPVDVQDTLPIHRPAPKLTDLETKPSVFETGIKVVDLLTPYRRGGKIGLFGGAGVGKTVIMMELINNIATQHGGVSVFGGVGERTREGNDLYNEMMESGVINKDDLGSSKIALVYGQMNEPPGARMRVGLSALTMAEYFRDINKQDVLLFIDNIFRFVQAGSEVSALLGRMPSAVGYQPTLGTDMGDLQERITSTKEGSITSIQAVYVPADDLTDPAPATTFAHLDGTTVLSRGLASKGIYPAVDPLDSASTMLQPSIVGEDHYSTARAVQSTLQRYKELQDIIAILGLDELSEDDRLIVARARKIERFLSQPFFVAEVFTGSPGKYVKLEDTIKGFKMILSGELDALPEQAFYMVGGIDEAIAKAEKLKNA; encoded by the coding sequence ATGGTCACCACTGTAGAAAAGGCAAACATTGGCTACATTACGCAGATCATCGGCCCAGTGGTCGATGTTAAGTTTTCTGCGGGTAAGATGCCGCAAATTTATAATGCCCTCGTTATTAAGTCCACTGACGAAGCTGGAGAAGACGTTTCCGTCACCTGCGAAGTTCAGCAATTGCTTGGAGATCACCAAGTACGGGCAGTTTCCATGAGCTCCACTGATGGCCTGGTACGGGGGATGGAAGTGATTGATAGCGGTGCCGCCATCACTGTTCCAGTGGGAGCTGCTACCTTGGGTCGGATTTTCAATGTCTTGGGTGAGCCTGTTGATAAGAAAGGCCCTGTTGACGTTCAAGATACCCTGCCCATTCACCGTCCGGCTCCCAAGTTGACAGACTTGGAAACCAAGCCTTCTGTGTTTGAAACTGGCATTAAAGTGGTTGATCTCCTGACTCCCTACCGTCGGGGGGGCAAGATTGGACTGTTTGGGGGAGCCGGAGTCGGTAAAACCGTGATCATGATGGAGTTGATCAACAATATCGCCACTCAGCACGGGGGGGTCTCGGTTTTTGGCGGTGTGGGGGAACGCACCCGTGAAGGCAACGACCTTTACAACGAAATGATGGAATCCGGGGTAATCAACAAAGATGACCTGGGCAGTTCCAAGATCGCCCTGGTCTACGGTCAGATGAATGAACCCCCTGGAGCTAGAATGCGGGTTGGTCTGTCAGCCCTGACCATGGCGGAGTACTTCCGGGATATCAACAAACAAGACGTGCTGCTGTTTATTGACAACATCTTCCGATTTGTCCAAGCGGGTTCAGAAGTGTCTGCCCTCCTCGGTCGGATGCCCTCTGCGGTGGGATATCAACCAACCCTGGGAACCGATATGGGCGATCTACAGGAGCGGATTACCTCCACGAAGGAAGGGTCTATTACCTCGATTCAGGCGGTTTACGTGCCGGCGGATGACCTGACTGACCCGGCTCCGGCAACTACCTTTGCCCACTTGGATGGAACAACGGTACTCTCCCGTGGCTTGGCATCGAAAGGGATCTACCCAGCAGTAGATCCCCTGGACTCTGCCTCGACGATGCTGCAACCTAGTATTGTGGGGGAAGATCACTACAGCACTGCGCGGGCGGTGCAATCGACGCTCCAGCGTTACAAAGAACTTCAGGACATTATTGCCATCCTGGGTCTCGATGAATTGTCTGAGGATGACCGTCTGATTGTTGCCCGTGCCCGTAAAATTGAACGCTTCCTGTCCCAGCCCTTCTTTGTGGCTGAGGTGTTCACCGGATCTCCCGGCAAGTATGTGAAGTTGGAAGATACCATCAAGGGCTTTAAGATGATTCTCTCCGGAGAGTTGGATGCCCTGCCTGAACAAGCCTTCTACATGGTGGGTGGCATTGACGAGGCGATCGCAAAAGCTGAAAAACTCAAAAATGCCTAA
- the atpC gene encoding ATP synthase F1 subunit epsilon, with the protein MTLTVRVIAPDKTVWDSTAEEVILPSTTGQLGILTGHAPLLTALDTGVMRVRASKNWLSIALMGGFAEVENNEVTILVNGAERGDAIDREEARTTFTAAADRFAQVQSTGTRQEQIQATQAFKRARARLQAAGVAVSL; encoded by the coding sequence ATGACGTTAACCGTTCGTGTCATTGCCCCAGATAAAACGGTCTGGGATTCAACTGCTGAGGAAGTCATTCTCCCCAGTACGACTGGACAGCTGGGGATTCTCACCGGACATGCGCCGCTCTTGACCGCTTTGGACACGGGTGTCATGCGGGTGCGAGCCAGCAAAAATTGGCTCTCCATCGCCCTGATGGGGGGATTTGCCGAAGTTGAGAACAATGAAGTCACTATTTTGGTCAATGGCGCGGAGCGCGGCGATGCCATCGATCGCGAAGAAGCTCGCACCACCTTTACCGCAGCGGCAGACCGATTTGCCCAAGTGCAAAGCACTGGCACTCGTCAAGAGCAAATCCAGGCAACCCAGGCATTTAAACGTGCCCGTGCCCGACTCCAAGCCGCTGGCGTTGCCGTTTCACTTTAG
- a CDS encoding aldehyde dehydrogenase family protein, which produces MVAAGQTQHPTTLGAMLGEQSSCGEAATPSTISDLLQQQRTFFQSGRTQDLRFRLQQLQALKQAIREHEPEILQALRVDLHKSEFETYVTEIGISVLAEINYALRHLTTWAKPQSVSVPWQQFPATAQIYPEPLGVVLILSPWNYPFQLAMAPLVGAIAAGNCAILKPSELAAQTSLVLASMIQKTFDPAYIAVVEGGVTASQELLANRFDHIFFTGSTEVGKRVMTAAAAHLTPVTLEFGGEKPLHCRCHH; this is translated from the coding sequence ATGGTAGCGGCAGGTCAGACTCAACACCCGACAACCCTTGGGGCGATGCTGGGAGAGCAGTCTAGTTGTGGCGAAGCGGCTACGCCAAGCACTATCTCAGACCTCTTGCAGCAACAACGAACCTTTTTCCAGAGTGGTCGTACCCAAGACCTGCGGTTTCGGCTCCAACAACTCCAAGCGCTGAAGCAGGCGATCCGGGAGCATGAACCGGAGATTCTCCAGGCACTCCGCGTAGATTTGCACAAATCAGAGTTTGAAACCTACGTGACAGAAATTGGAATTAGTGTGCTGGCGGAGATTAACTATGCGCTGAGGCATCTGACTACTTGGGCAAAACCTCAATCTGTATCTGTGCCCTGGCAACAGTTTCCGGCAACGGCTCAGATTTATCCTGAACCCTTGGGCGTGGTACTGATCCTCAGTCCCTGGAATTATCCCTTTCAGCTAGCCATGGCCCCGCTAGTGGGGGCGATCGCCGCTGGCAATTGTGCCATTCTTAAACCCTCAGAATTAGCGGCTCAAACCTCCTTGGTTTTGGCAAGCATGATCCAGAAAACCTTTGACCCGGCCTACATTGCTGTGGTGGAAGGGGGAGTTACAGCCAGCCAAGAACTTCTGGCAAACCGCTTTGATCACATCTTCTTTACGGGTAGTACGGAGGTGGGCAAACGGGTGATGACGGCTGCGGCAGCCCATCTTACGCCTGTCACCCTAGAATTCGGGGGGGAAAAGCCCCTGCATTGTCGATGCCACCACTGA
- a CDS encoding aldehyde dehydrogenase family protein has protein sequence MVWGKFLNAGQTCVAPDYLLVDQTIKPQLVAVLQRMILDFYGHDPAQSPDFARIISQPHFDRLCRYLQDGQVISGGQTHASDRYIAPTLLDQVSLTSAVMQEEIFGPILPIIPYQTLEEAISLVNQYPKPLALYLFTTNAQHQAQVLQSISAGGVCINDTIMHIALSELPFGGIGASGMGRYHGKASFDTFSHYKSVLQRGLWLDFPWRYPPYPNKLPIIKKLMGWG, from the coding sequence ATTGTCTGGGGGAAGTTTCTCAATGCTGGACAGACCTGTGTCGCTCCAGACTATCTCCTAGTCGATCAGACCATTAAGCCCCAGTTGGTGGCAGTGCTCCAACGGATGATTCTTGACTTCTATGGCCATGATCCAGCTCAGAGTCCGGACTTTGCTCGAATTATTAGTCAACCTCATTTTGATCGCCTCTGCCGCTATCTCCAGGATGGACAGGTGATCAGCGGCGGCCAAACCCATGCCAGCGATCGCTACATTGCTCCTACCCTCTTAGATCAAGTGTCCTTGACCTCCGCGGTGATGCAGGAAGAAATCTTTGGCCCGATTCTGCCGATCATCCCCTATCAAACCCTGGAGGAGGCGATCTCCCTAGTGAATCAATATCCCAAGCCCTTGGCGCTGTACCTTTTTACCACAAACGCCCAACATCAAGCCCAGGTCTTACAATCAATTTCTGCTGGCGGTGTTTGCATCAACGATACGATTATGCACATTGCCCTCTCAGAACTTCCCTTTGGTGGGATCGGTGCCAGTGGCATGGGGCGGTATCACGGCAAAGCCAGTTTTGATACCTTCTCCCATTACAAAAGTGTGCTCCAACGGGGCCTGTGGCTCGATTTTCCTTGGCGCTATCCGCCCTACCCAAATAAACTGCCGATCATCAAAAAGCTCATGGGCTGGGGATAA
- the cobW gene encoding cobalamin biosynthesis protein CobW, protein MAAKIPVTIVTGFLGSGKTTLIRHLLQQNQGRRIAVLVNEFGELGIDGELLRACEVCPEASPADEAAVSNIVELTNGCLCCTVQEEFLPTMLELLKRRDRLDCILIETSGLALPKPLIQAFRWPEIRHAATVDGVVTVVDCEAVSVGTLATDLQALEAQRQADPNLDHETPLQELFEDQLACADLVILNKADLVDAAVQAEIITRIQQELPRAVKIVSSKYGQLSPELLLGFHSAVEDNLASRPSHHDHLEGEHDHDDEITATHVLVNDSFEPQQLQHCLQSLVAEQEIYRIKGFVSVPEKSMRLVLQGVGERFEQFYDRPWYPEEMRQTQLVFIGRALNPQQIQLQLESLAIAEAAPRL, encoded by the coding sequence ATGGCTGCAAAGATTCCCGTTACAATTGTCACTGGCTTCCTCGGGAGTGGCAAAACCACCCTGATTCGCCATCTCCTCCAACAGAACCAGGGTCGCAGAATTGCGGTGTTGGTGAATGAATTTGGTGAGTTGGGCATTGATGGAGAGTTACTCCGAGCCTGCGAGGTTTGTCCAGAAGCAAGTCCTGCCGATGAAGCTGCCGTCAGCAATATTGTAGAACTGACCAACGGTTGCCTGTGCTGCACCGTCCAGGAAGAATTCTTGCCGACGATGCTGGAATTGCTGAAACGGCGCGATCGCCTCGACTGCATCTTAATTGAAACCTCGGGGCTGGCTTTGCCAAAACCGCTGATTCAAGCTTTTCGATGGCCGGAAATTCGCCATGCTGCCACGGTGGATGGGGTGGTGACCGTCGTCGATTGTGAAGCGGTTTCCGTCGGTACCCTCGCCACTGACCTACAGGCACTAGAGGCTCAGCGGCAAGCAGATCCGAATCTGGATCATGAAACCCCCCTCCAAGAACTGTTTGAAGACCAGTTAGCTTGTGCCGACTTGGTGATTTTGAACAAAGCCGATTTGGTGGATGCGGCTGTGCAAGCTGAGATCATCACCCGCATTCAGCAAGAACTCCCGAGAGCGGTCAAAATTGTCTCCAGCAAATATGGGCAGTTGTCACCAGAGTTGTTGCTGGGATTCCACAGTGCAGTGGAAGATAACCTGGCTAGTCGTCCTAGCCACCATGATCACCTGGAGGGGGAGCATGACCACGACGACGAGATCACAGCGACCCATGTTCTGGTGAACGATAGCTTTGAACCCCAGCAGTTGCAACACTGTCTCCAATCCCTGGTGGCGGAACAGGAGATCTATCGTATTAAAGGCTTTGTGTCGGTTCCTGAGAAATCCATGCGGTTGGTGCTCCAAGGGGTAGGAGAGCGATTTGAACAGTTTTATGACCGCCCCTGGTACCCGGAAGAAATGCGGCAGACCCAACTGGTTTTTATTGGTCGGGCATTGAATCCGCAACAGATTCAGCTTCAGTTAGAATCTCTGGCGATCGCTGAAGCGGCACCCAGACTTTAG
- the ilvN gene encoding acetolactate synthase small subunit — MKHTLSVLVEDEAGVLTRIAGLFARRGFNIESLAVGPAEQVGISRITMVVPGDNRVIEQLTKQLYKLINVLKVQDITESPCVERELMLLKVNADSANRSEIVELAQIFRARVVDVAEESLTLEVVGDPGKMVAIVQVLNKFGIREIARTGKIALTRESGVNTEYLKSLESKV, encoded by the coding sequence ATGAAGCATACATTGTCTGTCTTAGTTGAAGACGAAGCAGGGGTGCTGACCCGAATTGCAGGTCTATTTGCCCGTCGTGGTTTTAATATCGAGAGTCTGGCAGTTGGCCCTGCAGAACAAGTGGGGATTTCTCGAATTACCATGGTAGTTCCCGGCGATAATCGGGTGATTGAGCAGTTGACGAAACAACTTTACAAACTGATTAATGTTTTAAAAGTCCAGGACATCACAGAGTCCCCCTGTGTCGAACGAGAATTGATGTTGCTTAAAGTCAATGCTGACAGCGCCAATCGCTCTGAGATTGTGGAGCTAGCGCAAATTTTCCGAGCGCGGGTGGTCGATGTTGCCGAAGAGTCTTTGACCCTAGAGGTGGTGGGTGATCCGGGGAAAATGGTGGCGATCGTCCAGGTTTTAAATAAGTTTGGAATTCGAGAAATTGCCCGCACGGGCAAAATTGCCCTCACCCGTGAATCAGGGGTAAATACAGAATATCTCAAGTCCCTGGAGTCCAAGGTCTAA
- a CDS encoding CsbD family protein yields the protein MSLEERLKATAINIEGKIQEAVGDLTGDPKAQTEGQAKQAEAQVRHTVEDVKDEVKKILD from the coding sequence ATGAGCTTAGAAGAGAGACTCAAGGCAACTGCCATTAATATTGAAGGTAAAATTCAAGAAGCAGTAGGCGATCTAACTGGAGATCCCAAAGCTCAAACAGAAGGTCAAGCGAAACAAGCAGAGGCACAAGTTCGCCACACTGTCGAAGATGTAAAAGATGAAGTCAAAAAAATTCTTGACTAG
- a CDS encoding B12-binding domain-containing radical SAM protein, protein MKALLLYPRFPQSFWSYDRAMKMAGLKAVIPPLGILTVAALLPKDWEIRFYDRNVSLETESDWEWCEIVILSAMLVQKPDFQALIQNAVRLGKKVAVGGPYPTSVPQDALAAGADHLILDEGEMTVPQFLEALAQGESGGIYRSIDKPDVTTSPMPRFDLLQINAYFMMAIQFSRGCPFNCEFCDIITLYGRKPRTKEPRQALAELQALYDLGWRGSLFIVDDNFIGNQRNVKRFLRELIPWVKQHNYPFTFMTEASVNLAEDDELLELMAEARFYAVFLGIETPDQDSLHLTKKIQNTRNSLIDACRKINQAGLLIYAGFILGFDGERVGAGERIQVFVEQTGIPQPMLGILQALPNTALWNRLQKEQRLIEGIGITETGDQNTLMNFCPTRPIAEIAKEYVEGFWMLYEPSDYLRRCFQQCLSISVQNSWQQTMKLPLDKGLRVFIQLIWHQGLRHREIRGQFWRQLWIILQRKPQVLNMYLGLCLTGEHFWEYRILARERITQQLGYDPLTAILLPEQAPVLARS, encoded by the coding sequence ATGAAAGCACTGTTGCTCTACCCTCGGTTTCCTCAATCTTTTTGGTCTTACGATCGTGCAATGAAAATGGCCGGACTCAAGGCTGTTATTCCACCCTTAGGAATTCTGACCGTGGCAGCACTACTGCCCAAAGACTGGGAAATTCGATTTTATGACCGTAATGTCAGCCTAGAAACTGAGTCAGATTGGGAGTGGTGTGAGATCGTGATTCTCTCTGCGATGCTGGTGCAGAAGCCCGACTTCCAGGCATTGATTCAAAATGCTGTGAGGTTAGGGAAAAAGGTGGCAGTCGGAGGACCATATCCAACATCCGTACCCCAGGACGCTTTGGCTGCCGGAGCAGACCACCTAATTTTAGATGAAGGGGAAATGACGGTACCGCAGTTTTTAGAAGCATTGGCGCAGGGAGAATCCGGTGGTATCTACCGCTCCATAGATAAGCCAGATGTTACTACCAGCCCCATGCCTCGTTTCGATCTGCTACAAATAAATGCCTACTTCATGATGGCAATTCAGTTTTCTCGGGGCTGTCCCTTCAACTGTGAGTTCTGTGACATTATCACCCTCTACGGTCGTAAACCCCGCACTAAAGAGCCGAGGCAAGCCCTAGCAGAGTTGCAAGCCCTCTACGATTTAGGTTGGCGAGGTTCGCTGTTTATAGTCGATGATAATTTCATTGGCAATCAGCGGAATGTAAAACGTTTCTTACGAGAACTAATTCCCTGGGTCAAACAGCACAACTATCCCTTCACCTTTATGACTGAGGCATCTGTAAATTTAGCCGAGGATGATGAACTACTAGAACTGATGGCAGAAGCTCGATTTTATGCAGTTTTTTTAGGGATTGAAACCCCCGATCAGGACAGTTTACATCTTACAAAAAAGATACAGAACACCCGTAACTCACTAATTGATGCCTGTCGCAAGATCAATCAAGCAGGTCTATTAATCTATGCAGGTTTCATTTTGGGCTTCGATGGTGAGCGAGTGGGTGCAGGGGAAAGGATTCAAGTCTTTGTGGAACAAACCGGTATTCCCCAACCGATGCTGGGAATCCTGCAAGCATTGCCCAATACAGCTCTATGGAATCGACTCCAGAAAGAACAGCGCTTAATCGAAGGGATTGGAATAACTGAGACAGGAGATCAGAATACCCTGATGAATTTTTGTCCAACTCGCCCCATCGCTGAAATTGCTAAAGAGTACGTGGAAGGCTTCTGGATGTTATATGAACCTTCAGACTATCTCAGACGCTGTTTTCAGCAATGCCTCAGTATCAGCGTACAAAATAGTTGGCAACAAACGATGAAACTACCGTTGGATAAAGGATTACGGGTTTTCATCCAGTTGATTTGGCATCAAGGCCTCCGCCATCGTGAAATTCGAGGACAGTTTTGGCGACAACTCTGGATTATTTTACAAAGAAAGCCCCAGGTTCTAAATATGTATTTGGGACTATGCTTGACGGGTGAACATTTCTGGGAGTATCGCATTTTAGCCAGAGAACGCATCACTCAACAGCTAGGCTACGACCCTCTAACTGCCATATTGCTACCCGAGCAAGCCCCAGTATTGGCAAGATCTTAA
- a CDS encoding Npun_F0494 family protein, which produces MLLLTRHSMEYPARTIARANRALRCAPFDLDLFVEMQFSSVALSAIAGEAGVEHHYTLKVLPEFAVEHHLLWLIQVGVLRREVDGQGLTDSFRLTPLGRQLVERWQHQSSRTLYAPTWGDRLLNFLRRWLRLPL; this is translated from the coding sequence GTGCTGCTGTTAACTCGCCACTCCATGGAATATCCTGCCCGTACCATTGCCCGTGCTAATCGCGCCCTGCGGTGTGCGCCATTTGATTTAGACCTATTTGTAGAAATGCAGTTCTCCAGTGTGGCACTCTCGGCGATCGCAGGAGAGGCTGGGGTCGAGCATCATTACACCCTTAAAGTGCTGCCGGAATTTGCGGTTGAACATCACCTGCTATGGTTAATCCAGGTAGGAGTCTTACGACGGGAAGTTGACGGTCAAGGACTCACCGATAGCTTTCGCCTCACTCCCTTAGGACGGCAGTTAGTTGAGAGATGGCAACATCAGAGCAGTCGGACGTTGTATGCCCCGACCTGGGGCGATCGCCTTCTCAACTTTTTGCGCCGATGGTTACGTTTACCGCTTTAG